In one Nostoc sp. KVJ3 genomic region, the following are encoded:
- a CDS encoding DICT sensory domain-containing protein encodes MNVSLAKDLSVYQLVMGVQVPPKPLSLSPATLLSLVRAQIDLLIEQQIAATLWVKLPPEKIWQSELARYQSSVGASSLIYTCQINESGRTGDGGDEGDERAGEENTFLSPSSSSSPSSHHVTIHLPPDSQLRRENFLMVLSPQFCSLILAHRPLKKRKNQTSTKVNTTKNQPLLIISTVEGRIIQQVLDGIQRAIAPESSPILPADFMCPTVPESTLMNQLFAKQLLRQDEINRQIMTVRTTKLQQLNQEMHNKEQLQDEYLKNLCQELRTPLTHMKTALSLLNSPNLKPPQRQRYLQMLNTQCDQQNSLITGLLELVQLERNLEGMALESVRLSDIVPGVVSTYQPVAQEKGIMLAYTVPAELPSIWCVSGGLRQIVINLLHNSIKFTPNGGEVWVRARFQGDYVQLEFRDTGIGIAESEIPKIFDRFYRVRAAATEDYGGAGLGLTIVQQLLLRCGGSISVKSKLYEGSTFTVQLATVANTPRAIAIENE; translated from the coding sequence ATGAATGTTTCTCTGGCTAAGGATCTGTCTGTTTATCAACTGGTTATGGGAGTGCAAGTGCCTCCAAAACCATTGTCCCTCAGTCCTGCTACTCTGCTATCGCTGGTGAGAGCGCAAATTGACTTACTAATTGAGCAGCAAATTGCAGCCACTTTATGGGTGAAGCTACCACCAGAAAAAATTTGGCAATCAGAATTAGCACGTTATCAATCCTCCGTGGGTGCGTCTAGTCTCATCTATACTTGCCAGATTAACGAGAGTGGGAGAACGGGAGATGGGGGAGATGAGGGAGATGAGAGAGCAGGGGAAGAAAATACTTTTTTGTCTCCCTCATCCTCCTCATCCCCCTCATCCCATCATGTCACCATTCACCTACCACCAGATAGCCAACTACGACGGGAAAATTTTCTGATGGTGTTATCACCCCAATTTTGCAGTTTAATTTTGGCTCATCGACCACTTAAAAAACGCAAAAATCAGACATCTACGAAGGTAAATACAACTAAAAATCAGCCATTGCTGATTATAAGTACTGTTGAGGGGAGAATAATTCAGCAGGTATTAGATGGTATCCAACGAGCGATTGCACCAGAATCATCGCCAATTTTACCTGCTGATTTTATGTGTCCAACTGTGCCCGAATCCACACTGATGAATCAACTGTTCGCCAAACAACTCTTGCGACAGGATGAAATTAACCGTCAAATCATGACAGTACGCACTACCAAGTTGCAGCAGCTAAATCAAGAAATGCACAACAAAGAGCAACTCCAAGATGAATATCTAAAGAATCTATGTCAGGAACTGCGTACACCCCTGACGCACATGAAGACAGCACTTTCATTATTGAATTCTCCTAATCTCAAACCTCCACAGCGACAACGTTATTTACAAATGTTAAATACCCAGTGCGATCAGCAAAATTCTCTAATTACTGGTTTATTAGAACTGGTGCAACTAGAACGTAATTTAGAGGGGATGGCTTTGGAGTCTGTGCGGCTCTCAGATATTGTACCGGGAGTAGTCAGTACCTACCAACCTGTAGCCCAAGAAAAGGGGATTATGCTAGCCTACACCGTACCGGCTGAACTCCCATCTATTTGGTGTGTAAGTGGTGGGCTGAGGCAGATTGTAATTAATCTGCTGCACAACAGCATTAAGTTTACCCCTAATGGGGGTGAAGTATGGGTGCGTGCGCGTTTTCAAGGCGATTATGTCCAATTAGAATTCCGCGACACAGGTATCGGTATTGCCGAAAGCGAGATTCCCAAAATCTTTGATCGGTTTTATCGTGTGCGTGCAGCTGCAACTGAAGATTATGGTGGTGCTGGCTTGGGGTTAACAATAGTACAGCAATTGCTGCTGCGCTGTGGCGGTTCTATTTCTGTAAAAAGTAAATTATATGAAGGTTCTACATTTACAGTGCAACTGGCAACTGTCGCCAATACCCCAAGAGCGATCGCAATCGAGAATGAGTGA
- a CDS encoding UDP-N-acetylmuramoyl-L-alanyl-D-glutamate--2,6-diaminopimelate ligase, with protein sequence MKLRELLTAVDSVEQLPSHPDVEVRGLKTNSHACGVGDLFIGMPGTRVDGGEFWQSAIASGAVAAIVSPEAAQKNPPTNEAVVISASNITQACAQIASAFYGYPGQKLKLVGVTGTNGKTTTTHLIEFLLIKANLATALMGTLYTRWAGFEQTATHTTPFAVELQQQLAEAVNAGSEFGVMEVSSHALAQGRVLGCKFEVAVFSNLTQDHLDYHSDMEDYFAAKALLFSPDYLKGRAIINADDSYGKRLIASLDSSQVWSYSVNDNSADLWMSDLSYEPNGVSGTLHTPLGDVAFRSPLVGQYNLENLLAAVGAVLHLGLDLQFVASVIPEFPGVPGRMERVQISTEQDISVIVDYAHTPDSLENLLKAARPFIPGKVICVFGCGGDRDRTKRPKMGKIAAELADVAVVTSDNPRTENPERILEDVLAGIAPTVKPMVICDRATAIRTAILQAQPGDGVLLAGKGHEDYQILGTEKIHFDDREHARDALQERLNIQS encoded by the coding sequence ATGAAATTGCGGGAATTACTAACAGCGGTAGACAGTGTTGAGCAATTGCCTAGCCATCCAGATGTGGAAGTTAGGGGTTTGAAGACGAATTCTCATGCTTGTGGTGTGGGAGATTTGTTTATTGGGATGCCAGGAACGCGGGTTGATGGTGGGGAATTTTGGCAAAGTGCGATCGCATCTGGGGCTGTCGCTGCGATCGTTTCTCCCGAAGCTGCACAAAAAAATCCTCCTACAAATGAGGCTGTAGTTATCAGTGCAAGTAACATAACTCAAGCTTGCGCCCAAATAGCCAGTGCTTTTTACGGTTATCCAGGGCAAAAACTCAAGCTGGTAGGCGTGACTGGTACAAATGGTAAAACTACAACTACTCATCTAATTGAATTTCTGCTGATTAAAGCGAATCTAGCTACAGCTTTGATGGGAACTCTCTACACTCGTTGGGCAGGTTTTGAGCAAACTGCTACCCACACTACGCCTTTCGCAGTGGAACTACAACAGCAACTAGCAGAGGCTGTAAATGCTGGTAGTGAGTTCGGCGTGATGGAAGTAAGTTCCCACGCTTTGGCCCAAGGTAGAGTGTTGGGTTGTAAATTTGAGGTAGCAGTGTTCAGTAATCTTACTCAAGACCATCTCGACTATCACAGCGACATGGAAGATTACTTTGCTGCCAAAGCGTTGTTATTTAGCCCTGATTATCTTAAGGGACGGGCAATAATTAATGCTGATGATTCCTACGGAAAGCGGTTAATTGCTTCGTTGGATTCCTCACAGGTTTGGAGTTATAGTGTCAACGACAACAGCGCTGATCTATGGATGAGCGATTTAAGTTACGAACCCAATGGTGTGAGTGGTACATTACATACACCATTGGGTGACGTAGCTTTTCGATCGCCCCTAGTTGGACAATATAATTTAGAAAATCTTTTAGCAGCCGTAGGAGCAGTTTTACACTTAGGTTTAGATTTGCAGTTTGTTGCATCTGTGATACCTGAATTTCCCGGAGTTCCCGGACGAATGGAACGGGTACAGATTAGTACAGAGCAAGATATTAGCGTGATTGTAGATTATGCACACACACCCGATAGCTTAGAAAATTTACTGAAAGCTGCCCGTCCATTTATACCAGGAAAGGTAATTTGCGTATTTGGTTGTGGAGGCGATCGCGATCGCACTAAGCGCCCAAAAATGGGTAAAATTGCTGCTGAATTAGCTGATGTGGCAGTAGTGACATCAGATAATCCCCGCACAGAAAACCCAGAACGGATTTTAGAAGACGTGTTGGCAGGAATTGCCCCAACAGTAAAACCAATGGTAATTTGCGATCGGGCTACTGCTATTCGTACCGCTATTTTACAAGCACAACCAGGTGATGGAGTGCTGCTTGCTGGTAAAGGTCACGAAGACTACCAAATTCTCGGTACTGAAAAAATCCATTTTGACGACCGAGAACACGCACGTGACGCTTTACAAGAAAGACTAAACATACAAAGTTAA
- a CDS encoding glutaredoxin family protein: MRLILYSKPGCHLCEGLQEKLEQIVETQNFASLQLEIRDITIREDWFAKYEYEVPVIYLSNHRGAEGAEEEIIEVPLPRPSPRASVQQLEQMLRKYLAN; encoded by the coding sequence ATGCGATTAATTTTATACAGTAAACCCGGCTGTCACTTATGTGAAGGCTTGCAAGAAAAACTAGAACAAATTGTAGAGACGCAAAATTTTGCGTCTCTACAGTTGGAAATTAGGGATATTACGATTCGTGAAGATTGGTTTGCTAAATATGAGTATGAAGTGCCGGTAATTTATTTATCGAACCACAGAGGCGCAGAGGGCGCGGAGGAAGAGATTATAGAAGTACCGTTGCCGCGTCCTTCTCCTCGTGCTAGTGTGCAGCAGTTGGAGCAAATGTTGCGTAAGTATTTAGCCAATTAG
- a CDS encoding DUF4089 domain-containing protein, with product MRREGFDVGEYVDQMALLLDLQLRDEYRNRVVTNFKRIRAIANFVNEFPLAEEVEAAPIFEP from the coding sequence ATGAGAAGAGAGGGGTTTGATGTGGGTGAGTATGTCGATCAAATGGCGTTGTTGTTGGATTTGCAGTTAAGAGATGAGTATCGTAATAGGGTGGTGACAAATTTTAAGAGAATTAGAGCGATCGCAAATTTTGTTAATGAATTTCCTTTAGCTGAAGAAGTTGAAGCTGCACCTATATTTGAACCATAA
- a CDS encoding AtzE family amidohydrolase, which produces MNLDSADAITISTAIREGKVSAVEVTKAALARIAARNHQFNCFTTITAETALIDAARIDREIAQGHNPGILAGVPFAVKNLFDIAGLTTLAGSKINAENPAATQDATAVAKLKQAGAVLLGTLNMDEYAYGFVTENSHYGVTHNPHDLQRVAGGSSGGSAAAVAAGLVPLTLGSDTNGSIRVPAALCGVFGFKPTYRRLSRAGVALFCSSLDHIGPFARSVQDIATVFDVLQGEDDRDPICTKRSPELVLPQLKQDISNIRIAIAADYFTKGAKPEALAAVQKVADALDITEYVTIPEAHRARAAAFLITASESANLHLEKLRSRPQDFDPATRDRFLAGALIPSSWYLQAQRFRSWYRDRVREVFQNVDVIIAPTTPISAPLIGQETMILDGEEILVRPHLGLFTQPLSFIGLPVLSVPIQHPNALPLGVQLIAAPYNEALILRVAAALELKGVISAPIV; this is translated from the coding sequence ATGAATCTTGATTCAGCCGATGCCATAACAATATCAACTGCTATCCGCGAAGGTAAAGTTAGCGCGGTGGAAGTTACCAAGGCTGCTTTAGCACGAATAGCAGCGCGAAATCATCAATTCAACTGTTTTACGACTATAACGGCTGAGACAGCCTTAATCGATGCAGCACGCATTGACAGGGAAATTGCCCAAGGTCATAATCCTGGAATCCTCGCTGGTGTACCTTTTGCGGTGAAAAATCTCTTCGATATCGCTGGTTTAACAACTCTGGCGGGATCGAAAATCAATGCAGAAAACCCAGCAGCTACCCAAGATGCAACCGCAGTCGCCAAACTGAAACAAGCCGGTGCTGTGCTGCTTGGCACTTTAAATATGGATGAGTACGCTTATGGATTTGTGACGGAAAACTCCCATTATGGTGTTACTCACAACCCCCATGATTTACAGCGAGTTGCTGGTGGTTCATCGGGTGGTTCGGCGGCGGCTGTTGCTGCTGGGTTAGTACCTCTGACGCTGGGTTCTGATACTAATGGTTCAATTCGCGTTCCGGCGGCGTTGTGTGGCGTTTTTGGTTTCAAGCCAACATATAGAAGGTTATCACGTGCTGGGGTAGCTTTATTCTGTAGTAGTTTAGACCACATTGGCCCTTTTGCGCGTTCGGTACAAGATATTGCTACGGTGTTTGATGTGCTTCAAGGAGAAGATGATCGCGATCCAATTTGTACAAAACGTTCGCCTGAATTGGTTTTACCACAACTTAAACAAGATATATCTAATATCAGAATTGCCATTGCAGCTGATTATTTTACCAAAGGTGCAAAACCGGAAGCTTTAGCAGCTGTGCAAAAAGTTGCTGATGCTTTGGATATCACTGAATACGTAACCATACCAGAAGCACACCGCGCCCGTGCAGCCGCCTTTCTGATTACAGCTAGCGAGAGTGCAAATTTGCATTTGGAAAAATTGCGATCGCGTCCCCAAGATTTTGATCCAGCGACACGCGATCGCTTTTTGGCTGGGGCGTTAATTCCTAGTAGCTGGTATCTGCAAGCACAACGGTTTAGAAGCTGGTATCGCGATCGCGTTCGAGAAGTGTTTCAAAATGTGGATGTAATTATTGCCCCAACTACACCAATTTCTGCACCGCTAATCGGTCAAGAAACTATGATTTTGGACGGGGAGGAAATTCTTGTCCGTCCTCATTTAGGACTATTTACTCAGCCATTATCTTTTATCGGCTTACCCGTTTTATCAGTACCAATTCAGCATCCAAATGCTTTACCTTTAGGCGTGCAATTGATAGCAGCACCATATAATGAAGCTTTAATTTTACGGGTTGCAGCTGCGTTAGAGCTAAAGGGTGTAATTTCAGCACCAATAGTATAG
- a CDS encoding XisI protein, translating into MEKIEQYRIYVQHLLTEYAKGSPSDDEVETELIFDTEGDHYQVVYTGWKNRTPMYGCVLHLDIKDNKIWIQHDGTEIGIANELVNLGVPKEDIVLAFHEPLVRQYTGFAIS; encoded by the coding sequence ATGGAAAAAATAGAACAATATCGCATATATGTCCAACATTTATTAACTGAATACGCCAAAGGAAGTCCATCGGATGATGAAGTGGAAACAGAACTAATCTTTGACACGGAAGGGGATCATTATCAGGTTGTTTATACAGGTTGGAAAAATCGCACGCCGATGTATGGGTGCGTGTTGCATCTCGACATTAAGGACAACAAAATTTGGATACAGCATGATGGTACTGAGATTGGCATTGCTAATGAGTTAGTTAATTTAGGAGTCCCCAAAGAAGATATTGTTTTGGCATTTCATGAACCTTTGGTGAGGCAATATACAGGATTTGCAATTAGTTAA